The Streptomyces sp. NBC_00691 genome has a segment encoding these proteins:
- a CDS encoding gas vesicle protein — protein sequence MPTPYGPSSSANLADILERVLDKGIVIAGDIRINLLDIELLTIKLRILVASVDKAKEMGIDWWEHDPSLSSKHSGGPLAEENRRLRAELEALRSAAPVANEPRIPGTDRVLEADAALEPYDTGASDEELEPDEEPEPDEREEPDEREKRDANRAPGERKGGGSAPRRKPARRKPGT from the coding sequence CTCGCCGACATCCTCGAACGCGTCCTGGACAAGGGCATCGTCATCGCGGGGGACATCCGCATCAACCTGCTCGACATCGAGCTCCTGACGATCAAACTGCGGATTCTGGTCGCCTCCGTGGACAAGGCGAAGGAGATGGGGATCGACTGGTGGGAGCATGACCCCTCGCTCTCCTCCAAGCACAGTGGAGGGCCGCTGGCTGAGGAGAACCGCCGGCTCCGCGCGGAGCTGGAGGCACTGCGGAGCGCGGCACCGGTCGCGAATGAGCCTCGGATCCCCGGGACCGACCGGGTCCTCGAAGCGGATGCGGCCCTTGAGCCGTACGACACCGGAGCGTCGGACGAGGAGCTTGAGCCGGACGAGGAGCCTGAGCCGGACGAGCGAGAGGAGCCGGACGAGCGCGAGAAGCGGGACGCCAACCGAGCACCGGGCGAGCGCAAGGGCGGCGGGTCGGCACCGCGCCGGAAGCCGGCACGACGGAAGCCCGGCACATGA